TAATTCCTTGTACcattcttataaaaataatttaggCAGTCTTAGTACTAACctatttttttcttaaaaatagtTTTTGTATTAAATATATTCActcaaaataataaatttttaaaactgTGTTAAAATTATGTTCAGTTTTAATATTAAGATAGATGTAAtctatatatatagttatatattgttttaaatgataaaataataataaatatatgtCATAATGAGTTAGACTAATTAATACATTCACATTAGTTGTAATTAATACGTGTATAATAAATGAAAAGTTATTAACATATATAAATATGAGgggtattttggtaattttatAAGGAATAAAATATCTCAATAAACCCTCTATTATATATGTTCAGTTTTAATATTAAGATAGatgtaatctatatatatatagttatatattgTTTTAAATGATGAAATAGTAATAAATATATGTCATAATGAGTTGGACTAATTAATACATTCACATTAGTTGTAATTAATACGTGTATAATAAATGAAAAGTTATTAACATATATAAATATGAGgggtattttggtaattttatAAAGAATAAAATGTCTCAATGAACCCCTaattgctctattatatatatgaTAGATATGATAGATGATAGATGATAGATAATAtcaaattataatttatttttccaagatttaTTCATCAAATTTTAATGGAAAGCACAATTAACTTTACACTGAATAAATATCCCTCAAGTAATCTTTTGTACAGTTCTGCGAAAGCTTTAAAAATCATCTCTTTTTTTGTGAAAAATAGTAAGGGATTTAAAATAAGGTCTAAAAGGTTTGAGAGAGGAAGGAAATGAGACAATTTTTGGATGCACATATTGCTAAAACGAATATTTTTAATTAGGAAAGTAAAGGATGAATGGTATAAATTATTGTTAAAAAACAATAATTTCCCAGTGTAGACATATTGCTGAAATCATGTAATTTTGATTTTAATCGATTCTTAGCTGGTCGTAATCACTCTTACTGTCATATTTCCATTTGCATGCTTTAACTTGTCCCTTAAATTTCGATAAGCTTAACCTATTAAATATTACCTGTACTGTacaacaaaaataattacttTTCCCTTATAAATAGCAAGGATTTCGATGTCCTGTAATGGAAGACACAGAATAGAAAGATGGGTGAGCATGTTCCTGAGGATCCGGTATGTGTGAACTCACAAATTACTTACATGCATGTGTTATGTCTATGTTCTGTACATTTGTTTGTGTTCATCTAGTTTAATAGTTTTTTTTATGGTTGCAGCTCTTTGTCTTGAAATTGACCACAAGTTGTGAGACACTCCTCGAGAAACTAATTAAAGGCTTGCGAGAGTGTCATGGTACTTCTTTCTTCCATTTTTGTTTTCAACCAGTGATTTAGTTATGTTAATAGGTAGTTCTGAATATCGTAGAATGTTATGTTTTGGATTTGTGGTCGTGTTTGTAAACATGTCAATTTCACGTTAAACTCAAAATACCTTGAAATTTAATGAAATTGAGTATTTAAGTTTTGATGATATGAAATTCTAATAACGATTCATTTTGGGTTGATCGGGTTATGGTTTTCTCGGGaaattgggttgtgaattgggtTGAATTGGAGTCGTTTTTATGATATTGCTGCCTGAGAATGTAACTAATGAAGTTTGGGTTTCTAGGTACTGTCTGTGTTGACGTGGATGAAGAAAAAATGGAGGTACGCGTTAGAGGTAATGTCCAACCTCTGGAATTGACCATAGAGACACAGCTGATAATGGGAGAAAAAGCCAGGCTCGCCTATTATGACCAAAATCCAGCAAGTAAAGATGacttcaaaagtaaaagcaaaggcaaagaagaagaagattgttATGATTTCAAAAGAGAAGAGGAAGATGATCACGACAAACCTTACGTGTATAAAGAGCACAAGCCTGTTCGTTATCCTTCATCCATGAGTGGTCAAGATTTTTTTGACTATTTCGGTGTTGGATCGGATACTTGCCAGAGAAATGGTGCGTCAAGGGTAGAACCCTCTGCACAGTTCCCTGGTTATTCTCCTGGCAGACAATTTAATCCAGCTTTTCCAATGCGACGCTCAGCTCATCAACCACATTTTTATTAGATTCAAGTCAAGTATCAGTTCATATGATTGTTAAAAACTTCTACACTTTTGCTCCTATTTCCGAGTAATTTTGGTGCTTTAAAGGCTTGAGTAGCTTTTGATGCATTGACAACATGCGACGCTAATGTTTTTGATGTGATAAACTACTGCTTTGCTATTTGTTCCAATAATGCACATTATCTGGTCTATGTATATCAAAACTCTGTTCAGAATAATGAAGGGCAGATAATTGAATTTATATCAAATTTTGCCAGATTGTATGCTTGAAAGGTAAAAAAAAAGAGAGGGAGCTGCGTCCTGCAATTACTATAAGATTTAACGGTTCGTACTGAGTCTCTAACTCTCGAACTATAACTTCTCATGAGAGCCAAAGCAGTAAAATTGTCTTTTGTTTTCTCTTGATTGTAGGGCGCAACTTGGATCACCTTTTCATTCACAAAAGATAAGAGACTGTTTACCTAAAATTCTAGGAAAACATCTGATTGCCCATTTTTCATGCTTTTATAAgcattgattttttttttctgaatattTTAATTGCGAGTTCATTAAGCATTACTCTTGAGTACTATCGAGATGCCATCTTACAGTCTATGCCTGTTTTCATCATTGCTTCAAAATTTTGTAAGGTGATCCAACCATCCTGCAAGGTTATTGCATGACAACTAAAGACGCTTACTTTGATCATGTACTCGTACCTCATCAGTTCATCATTATCTTTGTTTAGATTCCTTTTCAGGAGTTGATTAAGTTTTACTAATTAAAAGGAATTACCTTGTCCAAGTCAAGAGTCTAACATAATGTCATGAGCAGCTTGTTTTTATTGTTGGGGTTCTTCATGTTCCCCAAACAAAGATTCTCTCAACTCTTCAAAAGCTATATATTCACTCTGGATTTTATCAAATGAGTTTAATGCTGGTTGAAGTTACAGCGATTGTGATGAACTCCTTAGAGTTTAGTGTTCCAATTCCATCAAGATGCAGAGAAACAAGCCTGACTATTCAAGATGAGCCTTGTAGTATCATTACATTAAAACAAACaaagaaagaaagagaaatcaaCTCACATCTCTTCGTCCGCTACTGTAATTACTGTTGGAAAATGTGGGTATTGAGCCCCACATTGTCAAGTCATTTTGAGCCGTTCTTTAGTGGGTGTCGCTTGAAGTATGTTCTCCTCCGTGAGAGCTTTCCGAGGCACTTTGAAACACTCAAAATGGTTAAGAGATGAATGAGATACGATCATTCAAAGTTGGTCCTCGAAGGTGGAATTGTAGATGTGAAAACTTGTATCCCATATTAAAATGGAAAAGGGGTTTCCATTACTTTATATAGCACAACACTTTAATAGTGTTTAAAAGTGTTAGTAAGGTGTTGCTCCATCTTCTACGTGCGCGCGCTGGGGGTGCAAATTGTGGGTTTTTGAGGGGTAATCCGAGGCTTGCAAAGCCTTCGGGCTTGCCGACGTTcggacacgaatgtagcagaaaattggcCCGAATAATCACGGACTAGTTTTGCTAATTTATTTTTCCACTGGGCTTGGGCTCTTAAATAAGTATTCATTATTcagtatttattttataaatacgAATATGAATTGATTTGACAGTTATAATTCGATTCAATTATGAATAATAATTGACTCtcgaattaaatttaattaatgcGTTTAATTAAATAAGAGAAGTAGTGCACACGTTTCTCTAAGCCTATATATTTTTGCTATAGGGTTTAGGGTTAACTAACTCAGAATACACAGTCGTCCTCCTAAACACAAACTCTacctctctctctcggtgatagtttcgtacTCATCCAAACTCactgaaggtgctcgttatccgtaacgccgccgctgcctcgttttatcctgggaagctatcgactcgcacatacggtgagaggcgaaataactttaaggagacagtttcaactggactgAGGATCTCCCTTTGTTTATATCAtttctttctctgtttgattttttttactcacacacacacttatttgatttatatgtattaatcgcagattgtattcacaatTACTAACGTATTAAAGTCTGTAATTACTAACATATTAAAGTCAAAACAGACTACAACAAACTCAAAAAGATATTTGATGGGAGAAATCATAATGAACCGTCTACCTATGATATTGCTTCACTCAAACAAAGGCGAGGTTTGATAGTTACGCTTGTAGCTGCTTCTTGCTATAGCTAAAGATCAATTTATAACTACAGAAGCACGGGCGCGTTTTCTTTAAAACCAGTAAACAATTGGCACTTCAATTGTTATTTACTaaatgttagtcccttaacaatatagcaagaattacagaaggggggttgaatggaattcttgaacctttttcttaaaataaaaatgttcaaactcgaatacaaatataagtgttttgattagcacaatgcggaataaaaacttaagtgaatcaaaatataagtaattaaaaacaagagtctttaaaaactttctggtggatttaaacaattccaccagagatgtatattatatcgagagaactctgtgtgcaagaatgctcacagctgcttacaaatttgaactactgagaatacagagaaatgctaataattctgcttataAATATTTCTCACTTTTTATATCTCGGATAgatgtttctatttgctacttcttggtttatatattaccaagattacaaagtcaaaagatagaattatcataaaaactatcagtttttatgctttgctactttgttctatattacccagttaataggcttcctcattccatttgcatacatcccgacgcatgtgaccagttgtcactgtcaactgatgtttgaattctttatctgttgggtacatgatcatccgtcgactttatgatcatccgttgatggcttcattgatcatccgccGACTGCTATAAAAACAttcgttgatagccatttgatcatccatcgatggctttgttaatcatccatcggtagctattttgacacttgactttaattcatttatgcagaattacaagacatcatctatgtacaattaatcaacctattctgcatatctagttaaagttaacatgactta
This sequence is a window from Apium graveolens cultivar Ventura chromosome 9, ASM990537v1, whole genome shotgun sequence. Protein-coding genes within it:
- the LOC141684605 gene encoding uncharacterized protein LOC141684605: MGEHVPEDPLFVLKLTTSCETLLEKLIKGLRECHGTVCVDVDEEKMEVRVRGNVQPLELTIETQLIMGEKARLAYYDQNPASKDDFKSKSKGKEEEDCYDFKREEEDDHDKPYVYKEHKPVRYPSSMSGQDFFDYFGVGSDTCQRNGASRVEPSAQFPGYSPGRQFNPAFPMRRSAHQPHFY